The DNA sequence TGAGTGGAGTATTATAATTTACATTCATGGCATAATTGTCTTGTTGAAGTTTCCAGGAGtatcttttaatgaactttcatCAGTTAGATCGATCTAGCAGAATCTTAAGCAATACGATGTCCTTTGTCAGTTGTATTGTGATCAAAGTGATGCTAAGTTCTGTCTAGATTTCTATTGTACAAAAATTTCTACATCTGTTTTTGTCACTGGTAAATAATTTTTACGCATTATactaggaagctaaggagaaaaaTCCCATTATTtaatacaacaataacaaagtGGTAAAGTCCCAACTATCAGGGAAAATCTCATTATGTAATTTTTGATTATTTATACCTTCTTACTATTTGCCTTATCTGCAAAGTGGTGCTGAAAGATATTTTGTAAAATATTACTCACCATTCAGAAAACCAATGATTGGATATTGAGATTGTCCTTTTCTTTTATGGCCAATCCTGCGTAATTATCTATTCATAGTCAACTATTCTATAGACAAAGGTGATATAGATTTTCATCGGGTTAATGTGGATAAGCATCTTCCGAAATCTAATCTTTGACTTCTGATTTCATGTTACTTTTGCATAACAAGGCTGGTGTGGAGAAGTTCGTGATGTTATATTCTCGGACAACGGGAATGTGACAGTGGTATACCGTGTCACAATACGAGGATTGGATGGAGAGGTATTTGCCTGTGCAACAGCTCTTATTTCATGCCCTTTTGCAAATTTTTCTTAGATTGATTGTAGCATGTCATCCTTGAAATTTCAGCTTCTTGTGCCATTTCAACTTGGGTATGATTAGAAAATTGGAATGCTTGAACTTGACCTATGAGCTTCTTGTTTCTGTTTTTTTGTATCTGGGTGAATTATCAATCCACTAAATCTTTCTGGAAAAAGTTAAAATAGTTCCCCCTTTACCCTATCATCTGCGGTTTGCACTCTTTGATGCAGACCATCAGGTCCTAATGTCCCATACTTTGTTGCTGTTGCAGGCACAccgggagtctaccggaacaGTGTCTTCAAGCGATGGGCAGTTCGAGGACCCGATTGCAGCAGCTGAAGAAGTAGCCTTCTGCAAAGCCTGTGCTCGGTTCGGGTTTGGCTTGCATCTTTACCACGAGAATGAGGCAGTGTAGAAGAACAATGTTTACATCTATCTTTACCATGCAAACGAGGCACTGTAGGATGATAGCATGGATGGGAACTGACTTTTCCAGATAAAATTGATGCAGTCGAGACGAGGTTTGGATGTTGTATCATGTTCTTGAACCGAAATAGAAGAAGATagttataatatttattatatatttatttatataaataagatATAAACTGAAGAGTAGGAAAAGAGATGAACAAAGATGAAAAGAACACTGTTTGTGTAAACacctttaagccgtggcctcggggccgacgcggcttggttcgggtctgaATGTCGGGGAATCGCCCAAACGTCTCTTGGGAGCCCTTCGCCTGCACGCTTGGTATGAGGCGCCTCGTCTTCGGTCCTGCACatgggtcgggtcggaagctcgacccgacctctctgacgatcaagttagtgatgtggagtggcgtgatcttttttttctcccttctttttgcttAGAACACGGGGGTATTTATACGGGAGCCTAGTGTTACTCGGAGCGTCTGtgcgcagggagcaggatcgtacattTGATGACGTCTGACATTGTGGTTGGCGTGTCGTGAGGAGGCTAGCCTGAGCGGTCGTTAATGGGTCTCGGTTGGCGTTTTGGGGCGTCCGCTGATGTTACggaagtcttatcgtaattaccaCCCCTATTAAACACGAATCTATTCAAGAACTCATTCAGGTCGATAGATGTTCATATTTTTCTAGGTAAAATTATCCTataaaatttttcaaaaagattttaacttttatcataaaattaaattataatcatttatttttactatattataaaaattattattcatatattttttttaatatctatgAGTGCGTGCGGAGTTTCGCATATATTCTCTGCTACGGTTAGTTGCGTTCGGTCCGATCAGAGAGTCTCTCACCATGTGGAGAAGAATTCTGTTGAGATTGCCGAAGCTCCCTCCCATCTCCGCTCTGCCCCATCGATTCCTCCAACCACACGTCCTCCTTCCCCCATCGTCTCTCCCCCTTCCCAAATTCTCCTCCTCCGTCTCTTCCCAAAGCACTCCCATTCTTTGTCAAGATGACATGGACGATTGCGTTCTACGAGATGACCACGACGGCTTGCTTGGAGCGGCACCGGCGACCGAGAAGTTGGACGGCAAACTGTTCCAAGACGTCGAGCACGTCATCGGCTGCCTCCGCGATTTCGGTGCCGACAACGCGGCCGCCAGACTGAGGCTGGAGCACTGCGGCGTGCAAGCCTCTCCGGAGTTGGTGGCCGCTGTCCTCTCCCGCCTCCGGAACGACTGGGGCGCTGCCTTCACCTTCTTCCTGTGGGCCGGGGCACAGCCGGGGTACGCCCCTTCCGTCCGCGAGTACCACTCCATGATCTCCATCCTCGGGAAGATGCGGCGGTTCGACACCGCCTGGTCCCTCGTCCACGAGATGAGGCGGAGCGGCGGCGGGAGCGGCCCGTCCCTCGTCACGCCTCAAACGATCTTGATCCTGATCAGGAGGTATTGCGCCGTCCACGACGTCGGGCGGGCGATCACCGCCTTCTACTCGCTAAAACGGTACGGGTTTTCACCGGGGATCGACGACTTCCACGGCCTTCTCAGCGCCCTCACCCGGTACAAGAACGTGGAGGACGCCGAGTACCTGCTTCTGTGCAACGAGAAGGAGTTCCCGTTTGAGACGAAGAGCTTCAACATCGTTCTCAATGGGTGGTGCAACATCATGGTCCGAATTGGGGAGGCCAAGAGATTCTGGAAGAACATGGCGAAAAGAGGAATCCAGAAGGACGTCGTGTCCTACGGGAGTATGATCTCCTGCTACTCCAAAGCCGGTAATCTTAATGACGTTCTGAAGCTCTTCAATCAGATGAACGACATGGGCATCCAGGCAGATAGGAAGGTCTACAACGCGGTCATTTATGCTCTGGCTAAAGGAAAGTGCGTAGAGGATGCCAAGCGTCTTGTGGCGACGATGGAGGGTAAGGGCGTCGCTCCTAATGCGGTCACCTTCAATTCGCTGATAAGGCCACTCTGTAAGGTTCGGCGGGTTGACGATGCACGGAAGCTGTTTGATGAAATGCTGCACAGAGGGCTGTCACCTTGTGTAAGGACCTACCATGCCTTCTTTGATGCGGCAAAGGATGTGGAAGATGCGTTTGAGCTGTTGCGTAGAATGAAGGAAACAGGATGCGTCCCGGCAAtcgaaacatacatcatgttgatTAGGAAATTGGCTAGATGGAGGCAGCACGAGAGCGTCTTTAGGCTGTGGAATGAGATGCCAGAGAATGGGTTGACTCCCGATAGAAGTGCCTATATCGTCTTGATACACGGCCTGTTTTTGAATGGCAAGTTGGAGGAGGCTTCCGCATATTACGAGGAAATGAAGGCAAAAGGTTTTCTTCCCGAGCCGAAGACTGAGGAGATGATCAAAGCATGGCTTTCTGGTAAGGATTTCGCGAGTCCATTGACAACGGTAGAGTTGGAAAGCAAGCAAAGAGCTCTTAGGAGCTCAGGGAAGAAGCACAAACGTGTGTCTAGAAGAGAATACTTCAAACAGCCTGAAACGAGAAAAATTACCAGAGAGAGAGGTTTCTCTCTGTACGATAGCTGACGACATGCATATTTAGTCTCTGCAAGTATCCTTCGGTTTCAAAGGTACTCAACTTAACTATTCCACAGCCTCTGCACATTAATTATTAGCTTCAATTTATGAAACTCTTGCTAGTGATTTGTGCATGTGTACACTATGTTACTATTATTacaacatcttttccattccaaaTAATTATCTGTTCGGATGGTTTTCTGCAACCTTTAGAAGATGATTCGTATGAGCGACCAGGAATTTAGACTTTTATGAAGCGATGGAACTCGTTCTTCCATGCTTCATCGGATTGGGTCATATGTTTCTTGAAGAACCAGACTGAGCAGATCAAGGTTTGATCTGTCTATCGAAATTTCATATCTAGATAATATGGCAAACAACAATCTGATCTGAATTCTTAAAGAAGAAGTTTGTTAATGTGGCTTACATGGTCGGCACTAATCATGTTAAAAATGGATATTTGGGCAAGCCAAAAGTAGATTTGTATAGCAGACAGTAGTCCGCAGTACATGTTCTTGTGAGATCAAACCATTTGATCATTTAATGGTATGTCTCGATGAAGTTAAAATGTTTAGTATCATttgaattttcatttttttttcttatccttttggTATGCTAAATTTGCTTCTCTCTTAATCGATTACAATCTACCTATGCTATGATGTAGCTGAAACCACCagtttcccttcccttcccttccctttccTTCCCTCCATGAAGAAGGATTAAAGATAATAATGGCAGAGTTGTTAATCCTAAACATACCTTTTTATGACCGCTTCCCTTCCCTTAAAATCAATCCGTGTGCTCTCCACACAATCTTCTGAAATCTAATTACTGAGATTCCTCTTTAATATgaattcatgataaatattgatCGTGAATGATGAATATACAAGCATCAATGAATTTTCTTATTCCATGTGGCCAAGTGGATTGAACTATTGCCTCTATTTTTCCAACATCTCTCTGGCTCTTCGGAGCATCTCCTCCACATACTTGGGACTATTTGCAGACCAGGAAGCACAAATAATAATTATGAACTTAGAATAATTGTTCTTATTTCCACTGTACTAACCGAACTAGAATCCAGAGAATGAAAACAGAGAGAAAGACCAAATAAAACAAGAAAAGTCCCCATCATTTTTGGTGTTGATACAGCATATTTAACTGATGATTTCATCCAGCTTAACGTTTCGGCTACTGTTTTTAACAGGAGAATTTAATTGCTATAAATTAACAGTTTAAAAAGCAGTTTaatacaaaaacaaaaaatatttgatgCACATGACAAAAAATTAATCATGTTTGATTACTTCAAAAAAAATCATTGTGCATGGCAATCATTGCATTGTCTGGCCGTCTATTCATCAGATACAACATAGATCAAAATGATCTCACAACATAGATCAAAATGATCTCATTATGTGAAGTCAAAACACTTCACATGTTTGCTTTGCATTCTACTTATTGGAACATGTCACCTTCCTTGTGCCAGAATGTCCCCCACAAATTGTTAGAAAGCAGTAAGTCTAATGTTCACAAACATCTGCAGCTAAATTGGCTAGATTGCTCTCAAGCTCCCCGCACTGCTTGTGTGATTTCATCTCCTCTGACCTGTTTGATCAGTTCTGATGCTTGATCATCTCTGGCCCAAATTTTCGTCGCGCACCTTGGATTCCCTAGTCAGTTACCTGGCACATATTACAGGAAATTGCAAATATGATTTAGATCGGAAATATCAGCATAACGATGGTTCATTGTTCTCCTAATGCTCTATTTGTGTTCCTGAAGCACATATTCCCATCTCGTCAAACATAAATTAAAAGTACCTTTTGAAATCGAGAAACTTTCTTCTTGCAGCCTTTTAATTTTCCACTGTGGCTTCACCTTGGTGTTTTTTTCTTCCCTGCTTTCTTTTTCGCCTGTGCTATCCGCGGACCACCACGTTTGAACACAGCTAGAACTTCAATGCTGCA is a window from the Musa acuminata AAA Group cultivar baxijiao chromosome BXJ2-1, Cavendish_Baxijiao_AAA, whole genome shotgun sequence genome containing:
- the LOC135599161 gene encoding pentatricopeptide repeat-containing protein At5g15010, mitochondrial-like, whose translation is MWRRILLRLPKLPPISALPHRFLQPHVLLPPSSLPLPKFSSSVSSQSTPILCQDDMDDCVLRDDHDGLLGAAPATEKLDGKLFQDVEHVIGCLRDFGADNAAARLRLEHCGVQASPELVAAVLSRLRNDWGAAFTFFLWAGAQPGYAPSVREYHSMISILGKMRRFDTAWSLVHEMRRSGGGSGPSLVTPQTILILIRRYCAVHDVGRAITAFYSLKRYGFSPGIDDFHGLLSALTRYKNVEDAEYLLLCNEKEFPFETKSFNIVLNGWCNIMVRIGEAKRFWKNMAKRGIQKDVVSYGSMISCYSKAGNLNDVLKLFNQMNDMGIQADRKVYNAVIYALAKGKCVEDAKRLVATMEGKGVAPNAVTFNSLIRPLCKVRRVDDARKLFDEMLHRGLSPCVRTYHAFFDAAKDVEDAFELLRRMKETGCVPAIETYIMLIRKLARWRQHESVFRLWNEMPENGLTPDRSAYIVLIHGLFLNGKLEEASAYYEEMKAKGFLPEPKTEEMIKAWLSGKDFASPLTTVELESKQRALRSSGKKHKRVSRREYFKQPETRKITRERGFSLYDS